Sequence from the Leptospira dzoumogneensis genome:
CGGCTCCGTTTACGACCACGCCTAAAACGGAAAGTCCTAACATTCCCCAGCCGTTCGGAGAACCTGGCTCATTCAATTTAGTAACAGCAAAGAATAAGATCCCGAAAGATCCTAAAAATAGAACAAAAGAATTTACTAATGCAGCAGAAAGACTTAATCTTCTGTAACCGAATGTGAAGGTCTGGGTCCTTGGTTTTGCAGCGATCTTTTGGAAGATCCAAGCAAGAGCTAAGAATCCACTGTCTCCCAGATCATGGAGAGAATCGGAAAGGATTGCCAAACTTTCGAAAAAATATCCGCCTATAAATTCTATCCCTGCAAATCCGAAGTTTAATAGAAATGCGAATAAGAATGCGCGGGAGTTTTCGGGCATAGAACTAGAATGAGGATCACCCGAATGGGAATGAGAGTGTCCATGATGATCATCGTGAGAATGATGATGATGCCCGTGCATGGATCTAAAATAAAGAACATGTGAAAATTCTTCCAGTCACTTTTTTAGAAATTGGTTGCAGGATAACGGGTTCTCTTTATCGATAAGAGCTGGTATGAGTGAAACTTCAAAAGAACAAGAGCTTGCGATCATCGCAGGAGAAGTTGCTCCTTGCGTTCGATGCAAATTGAGTACGACTCGGACCCAAACCGTTTTCGGAGAAGGGAATCCGAACGCAGAAGTCATGTTCATAGGAGAAGGTCCGGGCAAACAAGAGGACCTGACTGGCAGGCCATTCGTAGGAAAGGCGGGAGAATTATTAACTAGAATTATTGAAAGAGGGATGGGAGTTCCGAGAGACAGTGTCTATATCGCGAACGTAACTAAATGTAGACCAACGGTAGATCTAAAATTCGAAAAAGACAGACCTCCCGAAGAAGATGAAGTGATCGCATGTTCTCCTTTTTTACTCAGACAAATTTCTATCATACAACCAAAGGTGATCATCACCTTAGGAAATCCTTCCACTAGATTCATTCTGAGAACAAAAGAAGGGATTACCAAATTAAGAGGACATTGGGGAGATTTTCACGGGATCCCTGTGATGCCTACTTATCATCCCAGTTACGTAATCCGTAACGGTGGAGAGAATAGTCCCTTAAAAAGAGATGTCTGGGAAGATATAAAAAAAGTCTTAGAACGACTGGATTGGAAACGTCCGGGATAGTATAAATAGATCCGATCCTAAGTAAAAAGAAGTCTCTTGTAAATTTGTTTCTTGCAGATGGGAAAACTCGGATCTAATCTGACCCTCTATTTGTAATCATCGGTATAATCGCCTGATCTTCGAATAGGGAACTTTTCAGGAGAATCGAATGGAAAATTCAACGACTCGCGCCAAATTTGACGGGGCCGGCTGGGACCTATTTAAATTATATCTTTTTAATGCTTTGGCTACGATCAGTACCTTAGGCATTTATTCTTTTTGGGCAAGAGTAAGGGTAGAAAGATATTTAAGACAACATACAGTTTTTTTAGGACAAAGATTCGATTTCCACGCTACCGGTCTGGAAAGATTTATAGGATTTTTAAAAGCTGCTCCCATCGCGATTATCTTATTTTGTGCGATTAAATTCCCTTTAAAATGGTGGGTATTTTCTGCAGAGCTTGAGCCTCTTTCCAACGTAATTCCTATCTTTCTTCTTTTATATATACTCGGGCCTTTTATCTTTGTAGGAAGATTAAGATTCCATTTAAGCAGGACCTCCTATAATAATATTAGATTTCATTTCGCGGGAAGAGTTCTGGAACTTGTTAAAATTTTCCTGGTAGGGCTTCCGCTTACGATCATAACTTTAGGATTTTATTCTCCTTGGTTCACGATCCGTCTGAAAAGATTCCAAATAGAGAATACATATTACGGTAACGCAGGATTTAAGTTTGATGGAACTGGAGGATCTTTGTTCTGGATCCATCTAAAAGGTTTCCTTCTTCTTTTACCTACATTAGGATTTTATGCTTCTTGGTGGCAGGCAAATGTTTATAATTATTATTGGAATCAAACTACCGTAAACGGGATCAGATTTAAGTCCAATTTAAAGGGAGAAGATATACTTGTTTATACGATTCTCTCTTATATGGCGATCTTGTTCTCTTTAGGTTTGGCATTTCCTTGGATCGCGGTAATCTGGTATAAATTATTTTACGAAGCTATCTCCTTAGAAGTGGAGCCGGATCTGAGCCAGATCCAGCCTGAATTTGATAAAGGAGCTTCCGCATTGGCAGAAGGATTCGAAAGTTCCTTGGAAGCCCTCGCGGATATATTCGATTAATTCCAGTCCAATATACACATGAAAGATAAACTATACGATGGAAAAACCGCTATTCCTTTTGAAGGAGATCTTGTTCCGGAGAAAGACAGACTAATCTTTCTTTCGGAGCAGAAGTCCTTTAGTTTCCAATATTCTGATATTCTAAATCTAGATCCCGTAGGCAGAGAATTCAGATTAGAGATCCGGAATCCGGAAAATCCTGCGTATAGTTTCATGATAGTATTCTATTCAAAAGAGAGTTATAGTTCTGTTCTTGCGGGTAGAAAGTCCCAGAATAAATTCCCTCTTTTGGATTTATGGCAGAATACCAACTTCGCCCTTAAGTTAGGTGCCTTGGCGTTGACTGCATTTTTAGCTTTTTCCGTCTATAATGCAGGACTTTCTTATGCGTACTTTTTCGTTCCAACGAGCTACGATAAAAAACAATCGGAGGTAATGTCCGGATGGGTCCGAGATTATTTTTCTGAATGTTCTTCTCCTTCTTTAAAATCTACAATGAAGAAGATCAGCAAAAAGCTGAAGGATGCGGACGATCCTTTTGATTACGATATTATTGTGATCGATGACGAGGTGTTTAATGCGTTTGCTATGCC
This genomic interval carries:
- a CDS encoding uracil-DNA glycosylase, with the translated sequence MSETSKEQELAIIAGEVAPCVRCKLSTTRTQTVFGEGNPNAEVMFIGEGPGKQEDLTGRPFVGKAGELLTRIIERGMGVPRDSVYIANVTKCRPTVDLKFEKDRPPEEDEVIACSPFLLRQISIIQPKVIITLGNPSTRFILRTKEGITKLRGHWGDFHGIPVMPTYHPSYVIRNGGENSPLKRDVWEDIKKVLERLDWKRPG
- a CDS encoding YjgN family protein, which codes for MENSTTRAKFDGAGWDLFKLYLFNALATISTLGIYSFWARVRVERYLRQHTVFLGQRFDFHATGLERFIGFLKAAPIAIILFCAIKFPLKWWVFSAELEPLSNVIPIFLLLYILGPFIFVGRLRFHLSRTSYNNIRFHFAGRVLELVKIFLVGLPLTIITLGFYSPWFTIRLKRFQIENTYYGNAGFKFDGTGGSLFWIHLKGFLLLLPTLGFYASWWQANVYNYYWNQTTVNGIRFKSNLKGEDILVYTILSYMAILFSLGLAFPWIAVIWYKLFYEAISLEVEPDLSQIQPEFDKGASALAEGFESSLEALADIFD